The Epilithonimonas zeae genome contains a region encoding:
- a CDS encoding helix-turn-helix domain-containing protein: MSSITIKEFYQDILGDTCPDINQFLNENINKDIGHFNVFDISEIYRSCKSKTEMPYNRRTYYKISLINGKNKVEYADKTIQIEDCAVLFASPKIPYNYTHLCTDQSGHFCVFTKDFLPTTKIGLELDNLPVFSANSDFIFQITTEQYHQFEAIFLKMHEEIKSDYLYKYDLLRNYVMELIHFGQKLKPIQPIENNKTAASRATTLFIELLERQFPIENISQLLQLKTPADFAGILGVHVNHLNRVLKETTGKTTGEIIGSRIFQEAKILLTQTQWNISEIAFTLGFEEVAHFSNFFKKHSQQSPQHYRELMIV, encoded by the coding sequence ATGAGTTCTATTACCATCAAAGAATTTTATCAGGATATTCTTGGAGATACTTGTCCAGATATCAATCAATTCCTAAATGAAAATATTAATAAGGATATTGGTCACTTTAATGTTTTTGATATTTCTGAAATTTACAGAAGCTGTAAATCGAAAACCGAAATGCCCTACAACAGAAGAACTTACTACAAAATAAGTTTGATTAATGGTAAGAACAAAGTGGAATATGCAGACAAAACAATCCAGATTGAAGATTGCGCCGTTCTTTTTGCATCACCAAAAATTCCTTACAATTACACGCATCTCTGTACAGACCAATCTGGACATTTTTGTGTTTTTACCAAAGATTTTTTACCAACTACTAAGATTGGATTAGAACTTGATAATCTTCCAGTGTTCTCTGCAAACAGCGATTTTATTTTTCAGATTACTACAGAACAATATCATCAGTTCGAAGCTATATTCCTGAAAATGCACGAAGAAATCAAGTCGGATTATCTATATAAATATGATTTGTTGAGAAATTATGTGATGGAACTGATTCATTTTGGCCAGAAATTAAAACCAATTCAGCCCATTGAAAATAATAAAACTGCCGCTTCCAGAGCCACAACATTATTTATCGAATTACTGGAAAGACAGTTTCCCATCGAAAACATCAGTCAGCTTCTGCAACTGAAAACACCTGCCGATTTTGCCGGAATATTGGGAGTCCATGTGAACCACTTGAATAGAGTTTTAAAGGAAACAACCGGAAAAACGACCGGAGAAATAATAGGAAGCAGAATCTTCCAGGAAGCTAAAATATTATTAACTCAAACCCAATGGAATATTTCTGAAATTGCTTTCACATTAGGTTTTGAAGAAGTCGCGCATTTTTCTAACTTTTTCAAGAAACACAGCCAACAGTCGCCACAGCATTACCGAGAATTAATGATTGTTTGA
- a CDS encoding endonuclease/exonuclease/phosphatase family protein → MENIASCCYWIISALAILSVLIPAIKNTYWTFRVFDYPRFQKFVILLILIFAWFFTFENPNIYEYLILIIEVICAGYLFYIILPYTDYGKTMIDKTQPNPDEKVLDILVCNVYQHNRNYQKLIDLVKEENPSVLFFLETDEEWQNALKSVTKHYEYKIEVPLANTYGLLFYSHFPVKNYEINYLIDDDIPSIVADLEYKNQVVRLFGIHPTPPVPQENPESTERDAEILLVGEKAKNYGKPSIVFGDLNDVAWSRTTKLFLKSSGMLDPRRGRGMFNTFHVKYWFLRWPLDHFFVSPHFRLVDMKRMKSVDSDHFPIWISLVVRNEDKEDQFGISNEEQEEVFEKIEEGIEKGDAN, encoded by the coding sequence ATGGAAAACATCGCTTCTTGTTGTTATTGGATTATTTCAGCTCTGGCGATTTTGTCGGTATTGATTCCTGCTATCAAAAACACTTATTGGACTTTTAGGGTTTTCGATTATCCTCGATTTCAGAAATTTGTTATTCTTTTAATCCTCATTTTCGCGTGGTTTTTCACTTTCGAAAATCCAAATATTTATGAATATTTAATTCTCATTATTGAAGTAATTTGTGCAGGATATTTGTTCTATATCATCTTGCCTTACACAGATTATGGGAAAACGATGATTGATAAAACTCAACCAAATCCTGATGAAAAAGTTTTAGATATTCTCGTTTGTAATGTTTATCAGCATAACAGGAATTATCAGAAGTTAATTGATTTAGTAAAAGAAGAAAATCCATCCGTTTTATTTTTTCTGGAGACTGATGAAGAATGGCAAAACGCTTTAAAATCGGTTACAAAACATTACGAATATAAAATTGAAGTTCCTCTCGCCAACACTTACGGGCTTTTGTTTTACAGCCATTTTCCGGTTAAGAATTACGAAATTAATTATTTGATTGATGACGATATTCCGTCGATTGTGGCGGATTTGGAATACAAAAATCAAGTTGTCAGATTATTTGGAATTCATCCAACACCGCCGGTTCCGCAGGAAAATCCTGAAAGTACGGAACGTGATGCGGAGATTCTTTTGGTTGGAGAAAAAGCGAAAAACTATGGCAAACCTTCCATTGTTTTCGGAGATTTGAATGATGTCGCTTGGTCCAGAACGACTAAATTATTTCTAAAATCCAGCGGGATGCTCGACCCGCGACGTGGACGAGGAATGTTCAATACGTTTCACGTCAAATATTGGTTTCTGCGTTGGCCTCTTGACCACTTTTTCGTAAGTCCACATTTCCGACTAGTAGATATGAAAAGAATGAAATCTGTTGATTCTGACCATTTTCCGATTTGGATTTCGTTGGTTGTGCGAAATGAGGATAAAGAAGACCAATTCGGTATTTCTAATGAAGAACAAGAGGAGGTTTTTGAAAAAATAGAAGAAGGTATCGAGAAAGGCGACGCTAATTAG
- a CDS encoding cystathionine gamma-synthase yields MKFNTKVIHGGQHHEPATGAVNVPVFLTSTFAQKSPGQLISGYEYSRGANPTRQALEDSLASIENGARGLAFGSGLAAIDCVLKLLNPGDEVIAVDDLYGGSYRMFTRLFEKYQLKFTFIGFDNVEELESVITDKTKLIWLETPTNPLMKLVDIKMVADAVKGKDILVAVDNTFATPYIQKPLDLGADIVMHSATKYLGGHSDVIAGALIAKDAELGEKLHFIQFASGGILGPHDSYLVLRGIKTLALRMQRHSDNGFEIAKYLENHSLVEKIYYPGLSSHPQYDLATRQMTEFGGMVSFTFKSGKKDDAIKFLENIKVFTLAESLGGVESLANLPAMMTHASIPEDKRAVLGITDDLVRLSVGIEDAEDLIADLEQAFNSIND; encoded by the coding sequence ATGAAATTCAATACAAAAGTTATACACGGTGGACAACACCACGAACCAGCAACTGGAGCGGTAAATGTTCCTGTTTTTTTAACATCGACATTCGCGCAAAAAAGTCCGGGACAATTAATTTCCGGCTACGAATATTCCAGAGGAGCAAATCCTACGAGACAAGCTTTAGAAGATTCTTTAGCAAGCATCGAAAACGGAGCTAGAGGTTTAGCTTTCGGTTCCGGTTTGGCTGCAATTGATTGTGTTTTGAAATTATTAAATCCAGGCGACGAAGTGATTGCTGTCGATGACCTTTACGGTGGTTCTTACAGAATGTTCACAAGATTATTCGAGAAATACCAATTGAAATTTACATTCATCGGTTTTGATAATGTTGAGGAATTGGAAAGTGTTATTACTGATAAAACCAAATTAATCTGGCTAGAAACTCCGACCAATCCTTTGATGAAATTAGTGGATATCAAAATGGTCGCTGATGCTGTAAAAGGGAAAGATATTTTGGTAGCTGTTGATAATACATTTGCAACGCCTTACATTCAGAAGCCTTTGGATTTAGGAGCTGATATTGTGATGCATTCTGCGACTAAATATTTGGGTGGACATTCTGATGTGATTGCCGGTGCTTTAATTGCAAAAGATGCTGAATTAGGAGAGAAATTACATTTTATCCAATTTGCGAGTGGTGGAATTTTAGGCCCTCACGATTCTTATTTGGTCTTAAGAGGAATCAAAACTTTGGCGCTTAGAATGCAAAGACATTCTGATAACGGTTTTGAGATTGCAAAATATCTTGAGAATCATTCTTTGGTAGAAAAGATTTATTATCCGGGGTTATCGTCTCATCCGCAGTACGATTTGGCGACAAGACAAATGACGGAATTTGGTGGAATGGTTTCTTTCACTTTCAAATCCGGAAAAAAAGATGACGCCATTAAATTCTTGGAAAATATCAAAGTTTTCACTTTGGCAGAATCTTTGGGTGGAGTAGAATCGTTAGCGAATCTTCCTGCAATGATGACGCACGCTTCAATCCCTGAAGATAAAAGAGCGGTTCTAGGAATCACGGATGATTTGGTGAGATTAAGTGTCGGAATCGAAGATGCAGAAGATTTGATTGCTGATTTGGAACAAGCGTTTAACTCAATAAATGATTAA
- the gldB gene encoding gliding motility lipoprotein GldB, whose product MKFFRYITISAVLVFGLSSCKKENENKWNVEIKNPVKKVEVTDLSGEFYNSSVNLEDFKNKYPWFQGSVPDADYESRRKDTMEVRIYKEAISKIDKTKLNKDLVDLFSRIKNYFPKFVPPHIYLYSSVIDPQNVTDPIFLREDQNMLFVDITGFLGNGNKNYKGLELYFQKSMNPDNLIPKISAFFAARLVPVPVDQQKFLDQMVYQGKIQILQDAFLPNVPDYFKINYTKEQYDWAVANEANIWNYFVESDLLFSADPNLSERFITPGPFSKFYTEVDRESSPQIAIWTGWQICKHYLKAHPEEKLQLFLKKNATEIFNGSEYRPK is encoded by the coding sequence ATGAAGTTTTTCCGATATATCACGATTTCTGCAGTTTTAGTTTTTGGATTGAGTTCCTGCAAAAAAGAAAATGAAAACAAATGGAATGTCGAAATTAAAAATCCGGTTAAAAAAGTAGAAGTCACAGATTTGTCTGGTGAATTTTATAATTCTTCGGTTAATCTTGAAGATTTTAAAAATAAATATCCTTGGTTTCAAGGTTCTGTTCCTGATGCAGATTACGAAAGCAGAAGAAAGGATACAATGGAAGTTCGCATTTATAAAGAAGCGATTTCTAAGATTGATAAAACAAAACTGAATAAAGATTTGGTTGATCTTTTTTCACGTATCAAAAATTATTTCCCGAAGTTCGTTCCACCTCATATTTATCTTTATTCATCGGTTATTGATCCCCAAAATGTGACAGATCCGATATTCCTGAGAGAAGATCAGAATATGCTTTTTGTTGATATCACAGGTTTTCTAGGAAATGGAAACAAGAATTATAAAGGCTTGGAATTGTACTTTCAAAAATCGATGAATCCGGATAATTTAATTCCGAAGATTTCTGCTTTTTTTGCAGCGAGATTAGTTCCTGTGCCAGTAGATCAACAGAAATTTTTGGATCAAATGGTTTATCAGGGAAAGATTCAGATTCTTCAGGATGCATTTTTACCTAATGTTCCTGACTATTTTAAAATCAATTATACCAAGGAACAATACGATTGGGCGGTTGCTAATGAAGCCAACATCTGGAATTATTTTGTAGAAAGCGATTTGTTATTCAGTGCAGACCCGAATCTTTCAGAAAGATTTATCACACCTGGACCGTTTTCAAAATTCTACACAGAAGTGGATCGTGAAAGTTCCCCACAAATTGCAATTTGGACTGGTTGGCAGATTTGCAAACATTATCTGAAAGCACATCCAGAAGAAAAATTACAACTTTTTTTGAAAAAGAATGCAACAGAAATTTTCAATGGCTCGGAATATAGACCAAAATAG
- the gldC gene encoding gliding motility protein GldC, with product MKKSKIVIDVELDDNHVPEKMFWKAEDGGIKRQETKAAMISVWDSKAMEALRIDLWTKDMPVDEMKRFFHQILVSIGHTYERATSEDDVAQWLQEVAEEFAVKSAIKM from the coding sequence ATGAAAAAATCAAAAATAGTTATTGATGTAGAGTTGGACGATAATCACGTTCCGGAAAAAATGTTTTGGAAAGCCGAAGATGGTGGCATCAAAAGGCAGGAAACCAAAGCAGCGATGATTTCAGTTTGGGACAGCAAAGCAATGGAGGCTTTGAGAATCGACCTTTGGACAAAAGATATGCCTGTTGACGAAATGAAGAGATTCTTCCATCAGATTCTGGTTTCTATTGGACATACTTACGAAAGAGCAACCAGCGAAGATGATGTAGCACAATGGTTGCAAGAAGTAGCTGAAGAGTTTGCTGTGAAATCAGCGATTAAAATGTAA
- the nadE gene encoding NAD(+) synthase, with the protein MQTQKVIDHIVNWLKDYATKANSKGFVVGVSGGIDSAVVSVLAAKTGLQTLVLEMPIRQKPDQVDRAQDHIDFLKANFPNVEGFRVDLTPTFESFEKTTEGYKDDSPNKNLAEANTRSRLRMITLYYYGQINGLLVTGTGNKVEDFGVGFFTKYGDGGVDISPIADLYKTQVYEIAKELGILESIQKAKPTDGLWEVERTDEDQIGATYPELEWAMEQQIAGKNAEDFSGREKEVMEIYLRFNRATQHKMNPIPVCEIPKELK; encoded by the coding sequence ATGCAGACACAAAAAGTAATAGATCATATCGTCAATTGGTTAAAAGATTATGCAACCAAAGCTAACTCAAAAGGTTTTGTAGTAGGCGTTTCCGGAGGAATTGATTCCGCTGTAGTTTCAGTTTTAGCAGCTAAAACAGGACTACAAACTTTGGTTTTGGAAATGCCAATCCGTCAAAAGCCCGATCAGGTAGATAGAGCACAAGATCACATCGATTTTCTGAAAGCTAATTTCCCTAATGTTGAAGGTTTCCGAGTTGACCTTACGCCAACTTTTGAAAGTTTTGAAAAAACAACAGAAGGCTACAAAGACGATTCGCCGAATAAAAATCTGGCAGAAGCCAACACAAGATCTAGACTGAGAATGATAACACTTTATTATTACGGTCAAATCAACGGATTATTGGTAACCGGAACAGGAAACAAAGTAGAAGATTTCGGAGTCGGATTTTTTACAAAATATGGTGACGGTGGTGTTGACATCTCTCCTATTGCTGATCTTTATAAAACTCAGGTTTACGAAATTGCAAAAGAATTAGGAATTCTTGAAAGTATTCAAAAAGCAAAACCAACAGACGGACTTTGGGAAGTTGAAAGAACGGATGAAGATCAAATTGGCGCCACTTATCCGGAATTGGAATGGGCAATGGAACAGCAGATCGCAGGAAAAAATGCAGAAGATTTTAGCGGGAGAGAAAAAGAAGTGATGGAAATCTATCTGAGATTCAACAGAGCAACTCAACATAAGATGAATCCAATTCCTGTTTGTGAGATTCCGAAAGAATTAAAATAG
- the ribD gene encoding bifunctional diaminohydroxyphosphoribosylaminopyrimidine deaminase/5-amino-6-(5-phosphoribosylamino)uracil reductase RibD: MSEAKNDDEFYIKRCIELAEKALGKTYPNPLVGSVIVYNDRIIGEGFHKKAGEPHAEINAINSIKDEDKHLIPESTIYVSLEPCAHFGKTPPCALKIVELGFKKVVIGAMDSHDKVNGKGKKIITDAGIEVVSSVLENECRQLNKRFFTYHEKKRPFIILKWAQSADGFMDKDFKPFQISNKLSKQFVHQMRSEEHAILVGKNTALHDNPSLTVREIEGRNPIRILIDFNLDVSENSNIYNSEAETIIFNSVKDLEDRNLKFIKIERQNSINQILEKLYELQIQSVIIEGGGFTLQEFINQNLWDESLIFKNPNLNLKNGTKAPEFNFNPQKIENLRDTEVLFFSNKSVD, from the coding sequence ATGTCAGAAGCTAAAAATGATGATGAGTTTTACATCAAACGATGTATCGAATTAGCTGAAAAAGCTTTAGGAAAAACCTACCCCAATCCTTTAGTTGGTTCGGTAATCGTTTATAATGACCGAATTATCGGCGAAGGCTTTCACAAGAAAGCAGGCGAACCACACGCAGAAATCAATGCAATTAATTCCATTAAAGACGAAGACAAACATTTGATTCCAGAATCTACGATTTATGTTTCATTGGAACCTTGTGCCCATTTTGGAAAAACGCCACCTTGCGCGTTGAAAATTGTGGAACTCGGTTTCAAAAAAGTTGTGATTGGCGCAATGGACAGCCACGACAAAGTGAATGGAAAAGGTAAAAAAATCATTACCGATGCAGGAATCGAAGTTGTTTCTAGCGTTTTGGAAAACGAATGCAGACAACTTAACAAACGGTTTTTCACTTATCACGAGAAAAAACGTCCGTTTATTATTTTGAAATGGGCACAATCTGCGGATGGATTTATGGACAAAGATTTTAAACCCTTCCAAATCAGCAATAAGCTTTCGAAACAATTTGTTCATCAGATGAGAAGTGAGGAACACGCCATTTTGGTTGGAAAAAATACTGCGTTGCACGACAATCCGAGTTTAACTGTGAGAGAAATTGAAGGTCGAAATCCTATTAGAATTTTGATTGATTTCAATCTCGATGTCTCTGAAAATTCTAATATTTATAATAGCGAAGCGGAAACAATTATTTTTAATTCGGTTAAAGATTTAGAAGATAGAAATCTAAAATTCATTAAAATAGAAAGGCAAAACTCTATTAATCAGATTTTAGAAAAATTATATGAATTACAAATTCAGTCTGTGATTATCGAAGGCGGAGGCTTTACGTTACAGGAATTCATCAATCAAAATCTTTGGGATGAGAGTTTGATTTTCAAAAATCCAAATCTTAATCTGAAAAACGGAACCAAAGCTCCGGAATTCAATTTCAATCCTCAAAAAATAGAAAACCTGAGAGACACAGAAGTTTTATTTTTCAGCAACAAAAGTGTTGATTAA
- a CDS encoding GNAT family N-acetyltransferase codes for MTFRDATLDDLPKIVEIYNSTVASRLVTADLEPVSVESKIDWFHQHNSEFRPLWIVLDSEKNIVGWVSFQDFYGRPAYQKTAEISIYIDEKYRGKGLGRLILEYAIEKSNDLGIENLLAFIFAHNLPSLTLFEKFGFELWANLKNIAELDGEKRSLIILGKTIKDSNH; via the coding sequence ATGACTTTTCGTGATGCGACTTTAGATGACCTTCCTAAGATTGTGGAAATTTATAATTCTACGGTTGCATCTCGATTGGTTACTGCTGATTTGGAACCTGTTTCTGTCGAGAGCAAAATCGATTGGTTTCATCAGCATAACTCTGAATTTCGTCCACTTTGGATAGTTTTGGATTCGGAGAAAAATATAGTTGGTTGGGTAAGTTTTCAGGATTTTTACGGAAGACCAGCTTATCAGAAAACGGCTGAAATCAGTATTTATATTGATGAAAAATATCGGGGAAAAGGCTTGGGTAGATTGATTCTGGAATATGCCATCGAAAAGTCCAACGACCTCGGAATAGAAAATCTTTTGGCTTTCATCTTTGCACACAATCTTCCGAGTCTGACTTTGTTTGAGAAATTCGGGTTTGAATTATGGGCCAATCTCAAAAATATTGCAGAATTGGACGGCGAAAAGAGAAGCCTTATTATTCTCGGAAAAACTATCAAAGACTCAAATCATTAA
- a CDS encoding SDR family NAD(P)-dependent oxidoreductase translates to MASKIALVTGGSRGLGKDSALQLAKKGFDLIITYQTKKEAANEVVKQIESIGQKAYALPLDISTTSGFDQFTTEVQNVLDTQFASAKLDALVNNAGIGINQSFETTTEEILDAMTNIHFKGPYFLTQKLLPLLNDGSSVVNTSSGLARFSFAGYSAYGAMKAAIDSLSRYQALELGSRKIRVNSIAPGAIETDFGGGVVRDVADLNNHISSETALGRVGLPDDIGSVVAFLCSDDSKWINAQRIEVSGGFKI, encoded by the coding sequence ATGGCAAGTAAAATAGCATTAGTAACCGGCGGAAGTCGTGGATTGGGTAAAGATTCAGCTTTACAACTGGCAAAAAAAGGATTCGACCTTATAATCACTTATCAAACAAAAAAAGAAGCAGCAAATGAAGTTGTAAAGCAAATCGAAAGCATCGGACAGAAAGCGTACGCATTGCCTTTGGATATTTCTACAACTTCAGGTTTTGACCAATTTACAACGGAAGTACAAAATGTTTTGGACACTCAGTTTGCTTCCGCAAAATTGGACGCTTTGGTAAACAACGCAGGAATCGGAATTAATCAAAGTTTTGAAACAACAACTGAGGAAATTTTGGATGCGATGACGAATATCCATTTCAAAGGTCCATATTTCTTAACTCAAAAATTATTACCATTACTGAATGACGGAAGCAGCGTTGTGAACACATCTTCTGGTTTGGCAAGATTTTCTTTCGCTGGATATTCTGCTTATGGAGCAATGAAAGCTGCAATTGATTCTTTATCAAGATACCAGGCTTTGGAATTAGGAAGCAGAAAAATCAGAGTGAACTCCATTGCGCCTGGTGCGATTGAAACTGATTTTGGAGGCGGCGTTGTGCGTGATGTGGCAGATTTGAACAACCATATCTCGTCTGAAACAGCTTTGGGAAGAGTTGGTTTGCCAGATGATATCGGAAGCGTGGTCGCGTTCCTTTGTTCAGATGATTCTAAATGGATTAATGCACAGAGAATCGAAGTTTCCGGAGGATTTAAAATCTAA
- a CDS encoding SusC/RagA family TonB-linked outer membrane protein encodes MKKLILAFAVFFCFQFSFAQKSEANPIYIVDNVIVSNVLLHSFNPNDIENVQVYKSPSSQIEQYDDLVKNGLINIIMKKPQAIEKVTIAEAKTKLNLTQESRFFLNDIEVHNESILIAEDLLKKARILQPDKKFNNYKVPAVNIETN; translated from the coding sequence ATGAAAAAACTGATTCTTGCTTTCGCAGTTTTCTTTTGTTTCCAATTTTCTTTTGCTCAGAAATCTGAAGCTAATCCAATTTATATTGTTGATAACGTGATTGTTTCTAATGTGTTGCTTCACAGTTTCAATCCAAATGATATAGAAAATGTTCAGGTTTACAAATCGCCATCTTCGCAAATCGAACAATATGATGACCTCGTAAAAAATGGTTTGATTAATATTATAATGAAAAAGCCTCAAGCTATCGAAAAAGTAACAATTGCTGAAGCTAAAACAAAATTGAATCTCACTCAAGAATCAAGATTTTTTCTGAATGATATCGAAGTTCACAACGAGTCGATTCTAATTGCGGAAGACCTTTTGAAAAAAGCCAGAATTCTACAGCCTGATAAGAAATTCAATAATTATAAAGTTCCTGCAGTCAACATAGAAACTAATTAA
- a CDS encoding GNAT family N-acetyltransferase encodes MLRKLTEEDVDNIFLLDSNPDVMKYVGVSPITEKEESAKMVDNILNQYKNNGTGRLAVIENESNQFIGWCGIKLLTDEVNGFKNVYELGYRFLPKFWGKGYATESAIASLDFGFNQLNAYKIYAYADVGNESSNHILTKLGFENKGTFFDKGDICNWYELEKNNRK; translated from the coding sequence ATGTTAAGAAAATTAACAGAAGAAGATGTTGACAACATTTTTCTTTTAGACAGCAATCCTGATGTTATGAAATATGTTGGAGTTTCGCCAATTACGGAAAAAGAAGAATCCGCAAAAATGGTTGATAACATTCTGAATCAATACAAAAATAATGGAACCGGAAGATTGGCTGTTATTGAAAATGAAAGCAATCAATTCATTGGATGGTGTGGAATTAAATTATTGACTGATGAAGTGAACGGTTTTAAAAATGTATATGAATTAGGCTATCGTTTTCTTCCCAAATTCTGGGGAAAAGGTTACGCAACCGAATCAGCAATAGCTTCTTTAGACTTTGGATTCAATCAACTGAATGCTTATAAAATCTATGCTTACGCTGATGTTGGAAATGAATCTTCCAATCATATTCTCACAAAATTAGGTTTTGAAAACAAGGGAACTTTTTTTGATAAAGGTGATATTTGTAATTGGTACGAATTAGAAAAAAATAATAGAAAATAA